A region of Lycium barbarum isolate Lr01 chromosome 1, ASM1917538v2, whole genome shotgun sequence DNA encodes the following proteins:
- the LOC132610542 gene encoding uncharacterized protein LOC132610542, with the protein MCLFTIEAYYSRGEPRILRRQGHHYLNIKESVIRKHWNTKAATKYRNFISKIKQKRIKPDYVSDNVWERWLQLWADPKCVEKSEINTKNRCGGKKVVAGTHTGGSICIGEHRKRLAVAKGRDPTPGEVHLHVHTHDHDGESFVDERARAVHERYQEILREKSQSQSDIDQCEAYYEAAGGTRKRRIYGLESQAQSYYGPNLCVNFGFNASASAAPSTSQSAPTENMEELVMRLIPTLTDRLLPLFIEKARGVISSPSHHPNTPIDKPSVVTPIVPPPTTANVDDVDPLVSDDDRSPSPMH; encoded by the exons ATGTGCTTGTTTACAATTGAAGCT TACTATAGCAGAGGCGAACCCAGGATTTTAAGACGGCAGGGGCACCATTATCTTAACATAAAAGAGAGTGTAATCAGAAAACATTGGAATACTAAGGCAGCAACAAAGTATAGGAATTTCATTagcaaaattaaacaaaaaaggaTTAAGCCGGATTATGTGTCTGATAATGTGTGGGAACGTTGGTTGCAACTTTGGGCGGATCCTAAGTGTGTCGAAAAGTCGGAAATAAATACAAAGAATCGTTGTGGAGGGAAAAAAGTTGTTGCCGGGACTCACACGGGTGGCTCTATCTGCATTGGGGAGCATCGCAAGAGACTT GCTGTTGCAAAGGGTCGAGATCCAACACCAGGTGAGGTACATTTGCATGTCCATACACATGATCATGATGGAGAATCTTTTGTTGATGAGCGTGCCCGAGCTGTCCAT gaaagatatcaagaaatattacgggaaAAATCACAGTCTCAGTCTGATATTGATCAATGTGAAGCATATTACGAAGCTGCTGGGGGAACAAGGAAGAGAAGAATATATGGTCTTGAATCTCAAGCACAAAGTTATTATGGGCCGAATCTTTGTGTCAATTTTGGCTTTAATGCTTCAGCATCAGCAGCACCTTCAACTTCTCAATCAGCACCTacagaaaatatggaggagttAGTGATGCGATTGATTCCTACACTGACTGATCGCTTGCTTCCTTTATTTATTGAGAAGGCACGCGGAGTGATTTCTTCACCATCACATCATCCAAATACTCCTATCGACAAACCATCAGTTGTGACACCCATAGTGCCTCCTCCTACTACTGCTAATGTTGACGATGTTGATCCTTTAGTTTCTGATGATGATCGTAGTCCTTCACCCATGCATTAG